A window of Phyllopteryx taeniolatus isolate TA_2022b chromosome 19, UOR_Ptae_1.2, whole genome shotgun sequence contains these coding sequences:
- the LOC133469677 gene encoding MAGUK p55 subfamily member 3-like isoform X3 — MTQPSMPVVSANTDLHETLALLTSQLHPGANHKEDLVFLKDVFSEKSLGYLMKIHEKLKQYEKRTPTPVLHSASCLAEDLTEDLQDGLLEEDGKELLLLLSTPHLKAVLSAHDTVAQKNFDPVLPPLDVYVDDELEEESVKIVRLVKNKEPLGATIRRDEATGAVIVARIMRGGAADRSGLVHVGDELREVNGNLITHKRPDEISRILSQSQGSITLKIIPAIMEEDTMKESRVYLRALFDYVPLEDRATPCQEAGLPFKRGDVLQVVSQEDSTWWQAKKVGDCNLRAALIPSTHFQERRLRYRLKTGSFPVSMCPHVTTHERADRGMKNTHNHKKPFCSTCTISCHVSSSLCLTCCVVPSPSGFTLPSSHPVCSASSSFRSLRPADDTDVEAKDVAGLRRSLRLKREREGSPAEPRTPDANHGDFLIYEEVALYLPRPGERPRLIVLLGSLGSRVAELKQKVIAGNPRLYGLAVPHTTRPRRSHEREGVEYHFITKAAFEADIHNGKFIEYGEYKDNLYGTSLESIHRVLLQNKICLVDVQPEALKVLRTPAFKPFVVFVRPSVFDSERKSLSSCSSLVSVAITEHDIQDMRQSAERMEQSYGHWLDYVLVKEEPLGAVAELQAVLERVRQEPQWVPLSWVLGPRSS, encoded by the exons ATGACTCAGCCGAGCATGCCTGTGGTGTCTGCAAACACGG ATTTACATGAAACCCTAGCCTTGCTCACCTCTCAGCTCCACCCTGGCGCCAACCACAAGGAGGACCTGGTCTTCCTCAAAGACGTCTTCAGTGAGAAGAGCCTCGGCTACCTCATGAAG ATCCACGAGAAACTGAAGCAGTACGAGAAGCGCACCCCGACTCCAGTCCTGCACAGCGCCTCCTGTCTGGCGGAGGAT CTGACAGAGGATCTTCAGGACGGGCTGCTGGAGGAGGATGGGAAAGAGCTGCTGCTTCTGCTCAGCACTCCTCACCTCAAG GCTGTGCTGTCGGCACACGACACGGTGGCCCAGAAGAACTTCGACCCGGTGCTGCCGCCCCTGGACGTGTACGTGGATGACGAGCTGGAGGAAGAGTCGGTAAAGATCGTCCGCCTGGTGAAGAACAAGGAGCCTCTG GGCGCGACCATCCGGCGAGACGaggccaccggcgccgtcatcGTGGCGCGGATCATGAGGGGAGGAGCGGCCGACCGCAGCG GTCTGGTGCACGTGGGCGATGAGCTGCGCGAAGTCAACGGCAACCTGATAACCCACAAAAGGCCGGATGAAATAAGTCGCATTCTG TCACAGTCACAGGGCTCCATTACATTGAAAATCATCCCGGCCATCATGGAAGAAGACACGATGAAGGAAAGCAGG GTCTACCTGCGGGCTTTGTTCGACTACGTGCCCTTGGAGGACAGAGCCACGCCCTGTCAGGAGGCGGGGCTTCCTTTTAAAAGGGGGGACGTCCTTCAGGTGGTGAGCCAGGAGGATTCCACTTGGTGGCAGGCCAAGAAAGTGGGCGACTGCAATCTGCGCGCCGCCCTCATCCCCTCCACTCACTTCCAAGAGAG GCGCTTGAGATACCGCCTGAAGACCGGTTCCTTCCCGGTCTCAATGTGCCCGCATGTGACCACAC ACGAGCGGGCTGACCGAGgtatgaaaaacacacacaatcacaagaAACCATTTTGTTCCACTTGTACAATATCCTGTCACGTGTCCTCTTCACTGTGTTTAACCTGCTGTGTTGTGCCGAGTCCAAGTGGCTTTACCCTACCTTCCTCTCACCCTGTctgctccgcctcctcctccttccgcTCGCTCCGCCCCGCAGACGACACCGACGTTGAGGCAAAAGACGTAG CTGGCCTGCGCCGAAGTTTACGTCTGAAGAGGGAGCGGGAGGGGTCGCCGGCGGAGCCTCGTACCCCGGATGCCAATCACGGCGATTTCCTGATCTACGAAGAAGTCGCGCTTTACCTGCCTCGGCCCGGCGAGAGGCCTCGCCTCATCGTGCTGCTCG GATCCCTGGGAAGTCGCGTCGCCGAGCTCAAACAGAAGGTGATCGCAGGCAACCCCAGACTTTACGGCTTGGCTGTACCTC ATACCACCCGACCCCGGAGGAGTCACGAGCGAGAGGGAGTGGAGTATCACTTCATCACCAAAGCTGCTTTCGAGGCCGACATCCACAATGGCAA GTTTATTGAATACGGAGAGTACAAAGATAATTTGTACGGCACCAGTTTGGAGTCCATTCACAGAGTtctgcttcaaaataaaatctgcctTGTGGACGTGCAGCCTGAG GCATTGAAAGTTCTCCGCACGCCCGCGTTCAAGCCCTTCGTCGTCTTTGTGAGACCTTCCGTCTTCGACAGCGAGAGGAAGTCTCTGAGCTCCTGTTCCTCGCTCGTCAGCGTCGCCATCACG GAGCACGACATCCAGGACATGAGGCAGTCAGCAGAGCGGATGGAGCAGAGCTACGGCCACTGGCTGGATTACGTGCTGGTGAAGGAGGAGCCGCTCGGTGCCGTCGCTGAGCTCCAGGCCGTGCTGGAGCGGGTGCGACAGGAGCCCCAGTGGGTGCCCCTATCCTGGGTTTTAGGACCTAGATCTTCTTGA
- the LOC133469677 gene encoding MAGUK p55 subfamily member 3-like isoform X1: protein MTQPSMPVVSANTDLHETLALLTSQLHPGANHKEDLVFLKDVFSEKSLGYLMKIHEKLKQYEKRTPTPVLHSASCLAEDLTEDLQDGLLEEDGKELLLLLSTPHLKAVLSAHDTVAQKNFDPVLPPLDVYVDDELEEESVKIVRLVKNKEPLGATIRRDEATGAVIVARIMRGGAADRSGLVHVGDELREVNGNLITHKRPDEISRILSQSQGSITLKIIPAIMEEDTMKESRVYLRALFDYVPLEDRATPCQEAGLPFKRGDVLQVVSQEDSTWWQAKKVGDCNLRAALIPSTHFQERRLRYRLKTGSFPVSMCPHVTTHERADRGMKNTHNHKKPFCSTCTISCHVSSSLCLTCCVVPSPSGFTLPSSHPVCSASSSFRSLRPADDTDVEAKDVVSPTSKAAAAFCGHVFSWDFNSAGLRRSLRLKREREGSPAEPRTPDANHGDFLIYEEVALYLPRPGERPRLIVLLGSLGSRVAELKQKVIAGNPRLYGLAVPHTTRPRRSHEREGVEYHFITKAAFEADIHNGKFIEYGEYKDNLYGTSLESIHRVLLQNKICLVDVQPEALKVLRTPAFKPFVVFVRPSVFDSERKSLSSCSSLVSVAITEHDIQDMRQSAERMEQSYGHWLDYVLVKEEPLGAVAELQAVLERVRQEPQWVPLSWVLGPRSS, encoded by the exons ATGACTCAGCCGAGCATGCCTGTGGTGTCTGCAAACACGG ATTTACATGAAACCCTAGCCTTGCTCACCTCTCAGCTCCACCCTGGCGCCAACCACAAGGAGGACCTGGTCTTCCTCAAAGACGTCTTCAGTGAGAAGAGCCTCGGCTACCTCATGAAG ATCCACGAGAAACTGAAGCAGTACGAGAAGCGCACCCCGACTCCAGTCCTGCACAGCGCCTCCTGTCTGGCGGAGGAT CTGACAGAGGATCTTCAGGACGGGCTGCTGGAGGAGGATGGGAAAGAGCTGCTGCTTCTGCTCAGCACTCCTCACCTCAAG GCTGTGCTGTCGGCACACGACACGGTGGCCCAGAAGAACTTCGACCCGGTGCTGCCGCCCCTGGACGTGTACGTGGATGACGAGCTGGAGGAAGAGTCGGTAAAGATCGTCCGCCTGGTGAAGAACAAGGAGCCTCTG GGCGCGACCATCCGGCGAGACGaggccaccggcgccgtcatcGTGGCGCGGATCATGAGGGGAGGAGCGGCCGACCGCAGCG GTCTGGTGCACGTGGGCGATGAGCTGCGCGAAGTCAACGGCAACCTGATAACCCACAAAAGGCCGGATGAAATAAGTCGCATTCTG TCACAGTCACAGGGCTCCATTACATTGAAAATCATCCCGGCCATCATGGAAGAAGACACGATGAAGGAAAGCAGG GTCTACCTGCGGGCTTTGTTCGACTACGTGCCCTTGGAGGACAGAGCCACGCCCTGTCAGGAGGCGGGGCTTCCTTTTAAAAGGGGGGACGTCCTTCAGGTGGTGAGCCAGGAGGATTCCACTTGGTGGCAGGCCAAGAAAGTGGGCGACTGCAATCTGCGCGCCGCCCTCATCCCCTCCACTCACTTCCAAGAGAG GCGCTTGAGATACCGCCTGAAGACCGGTTCCTTCCCGGTCTCAATGTGCCCGCATGTGACCACAC ACGAGCGGGCTGACCGAGgtatgaaaaacacacacaatcacaagaAACCATTTTGTTCCACTTGTACAATATCCTGTCACGTGTCCTCTTCACTGTGTTTAACCTGCTGTGTTGTGCCGAGTCCAAGTGGCTTTACCCTACCTTCCTCTCACCCTGTctgctccgcctcctcctccttccgcTCGCTCCGCCCCGCAGACGACACCGACGTTGAGGCAAAAGACGTAG TTTCTCCCACATCGAAGGCAGCAGCTGCCTTCTGTGGCCATGTTTTCTCGTGGGATTTTAACTCAG CTGGCCTGCGCCGAAGTTTACGTCTGAAGAGGGAGCGGGAGGGGTCGCCGGCGGAGCCTCGTACCCCGGATGCCAATCACGGCGATTTCCTGATCTACGAAGAAGTCGCGCTTTACCTGCCTCGGCCCGGCGAGAGGCCTCGCCTCATCGTGCTGCTCG GATCCCTGGGAAGTCGCGTCGCCGAGCTCAAACAGAAGGTGATCGCAGGCAACCCCAGACTTTACGGCTTGGCTGTACCTC ATACCACCCGACCCCGGAGGAGTCACGAGCGAGAGGGAGTGGAGTATCACTTCATCACCAAAGCTGCTTTCGAGGCCGACATCCACAATGGCAA GTTTATTGAATACGGAGAGTACAAAGATAATTTGTACGGCACCAGTTTGGAGTCCATTCACAGAGTtctgcttcaaaataaaatctgcctTGTGGACGTGCAGCCTGAG GCATTGAAAGTTCTCCGCACGCCCGCGTTCAAGCCCTTCGTCGTCTTTGTGAGACCTTCCGTCTTCGACAGCGAGAGGAAGTCTCTGAGCTCCTGTTCCTCGCTCGTCAGCGTCGCCATCACG GAGCACGACATCCAGGACATGAGGCAGTCAGCAGAGCGGATGGAGCAGAGCTACGGCCACTGGCTGGATTACGTGCTGGTGAAGGAGGAGCCGCTCGGTGCCGTCGCTGAGCTCCAGGCCGTGCTGGAGCGGGTGCGACAGGAGCCCCAGTGGGTGCCCCTATCCTGGGTTTTAGGACCTAGATCTTCTTGA
- the LOC133469677 gene encoding MAGUK p55 subfamily member 3-like isoform X2, which translates to MKIHEKLKQYEKRTPTPVLHSASCLAEDLTEDLQDGLLEEDGKELLLLLSTPHLKAVLSAHDTVAQKNFDPVLPPLDVYVDDELEEESVKIVRLVKNKEPLGATIRRDEATGAVIVARIMRGGAADRSGLVHVGDELREVNGNLITHKRPDEISRILSQSQGSITLKIIPAIMEEDTMKESRVYLRALFDYVPLEDRATPCQEAGLPFKRGDVLQVVSQEDSTWWQAKKVGDCNLRAALIPSTHFQERRLRYRLKTGSFPVSMCPHVTTHERADRGMKNTHNHKKPFCSTCTISCHVSSSLCLTCCVVPSPSGFTLPSSHPVCSASSSFRSLRPADDTDVEAKDVVSPTSKAAAAFCGHVFSWDFNSAGLRRSLRLKREREGSPAEPRTPDANHGDFLIYEEVALYLPRPGERPRLIVLLGSLGSRVAELKQKVIAGNPRLYGLAVPHTTRPRRSHEREGVEYHFITKAAFEADIHNGKFIEYGEYKDNLYGTSLESIHRVLLQNKICLVDVQPEALKVLRTPAFKPFVVFVRPSVFDSERKSLSSCSSLVSVAITEHDIQDMRQSAERMEQSYGHWLDYVLVKEEPLGAVAELQAVLERVRQEPQWVPLSWVLGPRSS; encoded by the exons ATGAAG ATCCACGAGAAACTGAAGCAGTACGAGAAGCGCACCCCGACTCCAGTCCTGCACAGCGCCTCCTGTCTGGCGGAGGAT CTGACAGAGGATCTTCAGGACGGGCTGCTGGAGGAGGATGGGAAAGAGCTGCTGCTTCTGCTCAGCACTCCTCACCTCAAG GCTGTGCTGTCGGCACACGACACGGTGGCCCAGAAGAACTTCGACCCGGTGCTGCCGCCCCTGGACGTGTACGTGGATGACGAGCTGGAGGAAGAGTCGGTAAAGATCGTCCGCCTGGTGAAGAACAAGGAGCCTCTG GGCGCGACCATCCGGCGAGACGaggccaccggcgccgtcatcGTGGCGCGGATCATGAGGGGAGGAGCGGCCGACCGCAGCG GTCTGGTGCACGTGGGCGATGAGCTGCGCGAAGTCAACGGCAACCTGATAACCCACAAAAGGCCGGATGAAATAAGTCGCATTCTG TCACAGTCACAGGGCTCCATTACATTGAAAATCATCCCGGCCATCATGGAAGAAGACACGATGAAGGAAAGCAGG GTCTACCTGCGGGCTTTGTTCGACTACGTGCCCTTGGAGGACAGAGCCACGCCCTGTCAGGAGGCGGGGCTTCCTTTTAAAAGGGGGGACGTCCTTCAGGTGGTGAGCCAGGAGGATTCCACTTGGTGGCAGGCCAAGAAAGTGGGCGACTGCAATCTGCGCGCCGCCCTCATCCCCTCCACTCACTTCCAAGAGAG GCGCTTGAGATACCGCCTGAAGACCGGTTCCTTCCCGGTCTCAATGTGCCCGCATGTGACCACAC ACGAGCGGGCTGACCGAGgtatgaaaaacacacacaatcacaagaAACCATTTTGTTCCACTTGTACAATATCCTGTCACGTGTCCTCTTCACTGTGTTTAACCTGCTGTGTTGTGCCGAGTCCAAGTGGCTTTACCCTACCTTCCTCTCACCCTGTctgctccgcctcctcctccttccgcTCGCTCCGCCCCGCAGACGACACCGACGTTGAGGCAAAAGACGTAG TTTCTCCCACATCGAAGGCAGCAGCTGCCTTCTGTGGCCATGTTTTCTCGTGGGATTTTAACTCAG CTGGCCTGCGCCGAAGTTTACGTCTGAAGAGGGAGCGGGAGGGGTCGCCGGCGGAGCCTCGTACCCCGGATGCCAATCACGGCGATTTCCTGATCTACGAAGAAGTCGCGCTTTACCTGCCTCGGCCCGGCGAGAGGCCTCGCCTCATCGTGCTGCTCG GATCCCTGGGAAGTCGCGTCGCCGAGCTCAAACAGAAGGTGATCGCAGGCAACCCCAGACTTTACGGCTTGGCTGTACCTC ATACCACCCGACCCCGGAGGAGTCACGAGCGAGAGGGAGTGGAGTATCACTTCATCACCAAAGCTGCTTTCGAGGCCGACATCCACAATGGCAA GTTTATTGAATACGGAGAGTACAAAGATAATTTGTACGGCACCAGTTTGGAGTCCATTCACAGAGTtctgcttcaaaataaaatctgcctTGTGGACGTGCAGCCTGAG GCATTGAAAGTTCTCCGCACGCCCGCGTTCAAGCCCTTCGTCGTCTTTGTGAGACCTTCCGTCTTCGACAGCGAGAGGAAGTCTCTGAGCTCCTGTTCCTCGCTCGTCAGCGTCGCCATCACG GAGCACGACATCCAGGACATGAGGCAGTCAGCAGAGCGGATGGAGCAGAGCTACGGCCACTGGCTGGATTACGTGCTGGTGAAGGAGGAGCCGCTCGGTGCCGTCGCTGAGCTCCAGGCCGTGCTGGAGCGGGTGCGACAGGAGCCCCAGTGGGTGCCCCTATCCTGGGTTTTAGGACCTAGATCTTCTTGA